In one Deltaproteobacteria bacterium genomic region, the following are encoded:
- a CDS encoding MFS transporter: MTSRANALLLGTALLVTFTTGTASRIFAISLPSIATGLHTDMIGISWAFISYQLATAALSLVFGRVGDVYGRLSVYIWGIVLFTASSFFCGVAGDIAQLIVYRALQGIGAAMIQAQGRALAMDASSEETRGRAQGLMTTAHHGGFLLGPGLGGFIIQYVHWRAAFFFLVPLGVAAAALGLAYRRRRDNPDAGAPPAARPAIDYLGAVLLVGMTLALMGILDRQFMEWLTPAWRVAAVAGFAAFGAGFLWRENRAPSPILSLALFRIRMFAFSTVTLLLVSVVMTLTVYLLPFYLQDVLRLSPSFMGILFLSAPVFATTLSPVGGVISDKVGPRIPATAGAVLFALSCVLGVYFEPDSHWVLPTLVLALGGLGTALFFPANHTALIASVPLEHRGVATGTLYTMFGLGNVFGITVGNFLMTLAFRMHSGIADALPAAEDTAHFTAALQDTFLVATGIGLVGVACSVLRGGSGRRPA; encoded by the coding sequence ATGACATCACGCGCCAACGCCCTGCTGCTGGGCACCGCCCTGCTGGTTACGTTCACCACCGGCACCGCCAGCCGCATCTTCGCCATCTCGCTGCCGTCCATCGCCACGGGCCTGCACACCGACATGATCGGCATATCCTGGGCGTTCATATCCTACCAGCTCGCCACCGCGGCCCTGTCGCTGGTGTTCGGGCGCGTAGGCGACGTGTACGGACGCCTGAGCGTCTACATCTGGGGGATCGTGCTGTTCACGGCAAGCTCGTTCTTTTGCGGGGTTGCCGGGGACATCGCCCAGCTCATCGTCTATCGCGCGCTCCAGGGCATCGGAGCCGCCATGATTCAGGCACAGGGACGCGCCCTGGCCATGGATGCGTCCTCGGAGGAGACCCGGGGCCGCGCCCAGGGCCTCATGACGACAGCGCACCACGGCGGCTTTCTGCTCGGTCCGGGACTCGGCGGGTTCATCATCCAGTACGTCCACTGGCGCGCCGCCTTCTTCTTTCTCGTGCCCCTGGGCGTCGCCGCTGCCGCCCTGGGCCTCGCGTACCGGCGGCGGCGGGACAATCCCGACGCGGGCGCGCCGCCCGCCGCGCGCCCCGCCATCGACTATCTCGGCGCCGTCCTCCTGGTGGGCATGACCCTGGCGCTCATGGGCATCCTCGACCGTCAGTTCATGGAGTGGCTCACCCCGGCGTGGCGCGTCGCCGCGGTCGCGGGCTTCGCCGCATTCGGCGCGGGCTTCCTGTGGCGCGAGAACCGCGCCCCGAGCCCCATCCTGAGCCTGGCGTTGTTCCGCATCCGCATGTTCGCCTTCAGCACGGTGACGCTGCTGCTGGTCTCCGTCGTCATGACCCTCACCGTCTACCTGCTGCCGTTCTACCTGCAGGACGTGCTGCGGCTGAGCCCGTCGTTCATGGGCATCCTGTTCCTCAGCGCGCCGGTCTTCGCCACCACGCTGTCGCCCGTGGGCGGCGTCATCTCCGACAAGGTCGGGCCGCGCATCCCCGCCACCGCCGGGGCCGTGCTCTTCGCGCTGTCCTGCGTGCTGGGAGTGTACTTCGAGCCGGATTCACACTGGGTGCTGCCGACCCTGGTGCTGGCGCTGGGGGGACTGGGCACCGCCCTCTTCTTCCCCGCCAACCACACGGCGCTGATCGCCTCCGTGCCCCTGGAGCACCGGGGCGTGGCCACCGGCACCCTCTACACCATGTTCGGGCTGGGAAACGTGTTCGGGATCACGGTGGGCAACTTCCTCATGACCCTGGCCTTCCGCATGCACTCGGGCATCGCCGATGCGCTGCCCGCGGCCGAGGACACGGCCCACTTTACGGCCGCACTCCAGGACACGTTCCTCGTCGCCACGGGCATCGGCCTCGTGGGGGTGGCGTGCTCGGTGCTGCGGGGCGGCAGCGGCCGCCGTCCCGCCTGA